CGGGCCATCGAAGCGCTAAACGGCACAACTTTTGGGAACAGAACCATCAGCGTCCGTTTCGCCGAAGAAAATTCCGTGGCAAAATCAACGGCGCCAAAGCGTCCCTTTCCACCCCGTGACAACCGGACGCAGGCCATTAAGCCAAAGCGATCAAGGCGGTCATGATAAATTCGCGTTAAGATCGGCAGGTAGGGGCTAATAGTCGTTCATTGTTGTTTATAGCTGTTTTTCGCTTAGCTGACGGGTCATGCCATTGGTATTTTCTACAATTGACTTCAATAGGTTTCATCCAGCTGTTGTATCATAAGGCGCTAATTGTCCCATTTACCCCCGGCATAACTACGCCGAAACGCCGGCTTTTGTTGAGGTGTTATATAAGCGGGCGAATGCGAATATGCCTGATAGTAAAGCCACCAGGGATAGGTTTGCCGTGAAGACCTGATCACCCGACTGGAGGTGAGTATCTTAATTCATGCTGAGGTTTTACATCCTGACAGCAAAACCAGTTTCCCTTTTAGCTTCGGTCATGACGAAGAAACTTTCAAAGTGAGGCTTTCCGGGCAGCCTGGCGAGCTTCTTCAGCAATATCTGGCTGTATTCCTCCATATCGCTGATGGCCACCCGCATCAGGAAGTCGTAGGCGCCCGACATATGATAACACTCGGTTACCTCGGTCAGCTTTACCGCTTCTGCCATAAAGCTTGTCAGGCATTCTTCCGTGTGCTCTGCCAGTTTTGCCTGGACATAGCCAATGAGCCCGTAGCCCGCTTTTTTAGGATCTAACAAGGCCGTAAACTGCCTTATATAGCCGCCCTCCACCATGTGCTGAATTCTTAACTGCACCGGGGTCTCGGAGAGGCCAATTTCGGCGCCGATCTTTTTGCAGGAGATCCGGCAGTCCTTTTGCAATGCATTCAGGATACCGATATCAAATTTGTCCAGTTTCTTTTTCATAAGGCTAAATTACCGATTGGGCAAATACGTTTTCACCGGCGGCCGCCATGAACTTTTCGGCTTCCGAAACCATCAGCGCAGATCCGATAAAGACCGGCGTACGCTGGTGCAGCTCGTTCACTTCCAGGTCAAGGATGCGGTTAGCACCATCCGTCGCCCTTCCCCCCGCCTGTTCAATTACAAAGGCCAGCGGGTTGCATTCATAAAGCAACCTTAGCTTGCCATTGGGCGCCGCTGCGGTATTGGGATAAATAAATATACCGCCTTTGATCAGGTTACGGTGCAGGTCGGCCACCATGGAGCCGATATAACGTGATGTGTAAGGCCGTTTGGTCGCTGCATCTTCGACCTGGCAGTATTTAATATATTGTTTTACCCCTAGCGGAAAATGGATATAGTTACCCTCATTGATGGAATAGATCACACCGCTTTCCGGCATTTTCATTCCCGGGTGCGACAAACAAAACTCACCAATGGATGGGTCCAGCGTAAAGCCGTTTACCCCGCAGCCGGTCGTGTAGACCAGCATAGTCGATGAACCGTAAATGATATAGCCTGCGGCTACCTGATCGGTCCCCCTCTGCAAAACATCGCTTAGCCGGGCTGGGCCCTCGGCCGATTTTCGCCGGAAGATAGAAAAGATGGTGCCGACGGGGACATTCACATCGA
The genomic region above belongs to Mucilaginibacter sp. KACC 22773 and contains:
- a CDS encoding Lrp/AsnC family transcriptional regulator, coding for MKKKLDKFDIGILNALQKDCRISCKKIGAEIGLSETPVQLRIQHMVEGGYIRQFTALLDPKKAGYGLIGYVQAKLAEHTEECLTSFMAEAVKLTEVTECYHMSGAYDFLMRVAISDMEEYSQILLKKLARLPGKPHFESFFVMTEAKRETGFAVRM
- the fbp gene encoding class 1 fructose-bisphosphatase, which produces MNNFMTLGQFIIEKQAEFPYAKGELSRLLRDIGIAAKIVNREVNKAGLMDILGSSGTTNIQGEHQQKLDVYANEQFIAALRSGGECCIVASEENDEIIRIESAVSGNAKYIVAIDPLDGSSNIDVNVPVGTIFSIFRRKSAEGPARLSDVLQRGTDQVAAGYIIYGSSTMLVYTTGCGVNGFTLDPSIGEFCLSHPGMKMPESGVIYSINEGNYIHFPLGVKQYIKYCQVEDAATKRPYTSRYIGSMVADLHRNLIKGGIFIYPNTAAAPNGKLRLLYECNPLAFVIEQAGGRATDGANRILDLEVNELHQRTPVFIGSALMVSEAEKFMAAAGENVFAQSVI